The proteins below come from a single Tachysurus fulvidraco isolate hzauxx_2018 chromosome 26, HZAU_PFXX_2.0, whole genome shotgun sequence genomic window:
- the drd2b gene encoding dopamine receptor D2b, with protein MDFLTDYGINETYRDNRSEAFNGTDVEAKHQYNYYAMLLTLLIFVIVFGNVLVCMAVSREKALQTTTNYLIVSLAVADLLVATLVMPWVVYLEVVGEWRFSKIHCDIFVTLDVMMCTASILNLCAISIDRYTAVAMPLLYNTRYSSKRRVTVMISVVWVLSFAISCPLLFGLNNTATRDDTVCEIANPAFVVYSSIMSFYVPFIITLLVYVQIYVVLRKRRKRVNTKRSCQRADAEPQLPLKEKCTHPEDVKLHTVVVKTNGSMPAKNKKTLVIKEVMQQDSNVEVGLMAIPSPPEKLKLAPAATGSMMTSQIHASPLQDEWQPSSDEKNGHAKDAQMPEGAKAFETQTLSNGKTRTNVAKPMSKRKMSQHKEKKATQMLAIVLGVFIICWLPFFITHILKTHCASCYVPLEMYNAFTWLGYVNSAVNPIIYTTFNVEFRKAFMKILHC; from the exons ATGGATTTCCTCACGGATTATGGCATCAATGAGACCTACCGCGACAACAGGAGCGAGGCGTTCAACGGCACGGACGTCGAAGCCAAGCACCAGTACAACTATTATGCTATGCTCTTGACGCTGCTCATCTTCGTCATCGTGTTCGGCAACGTACTGGTGTGTATGGCTGTCTCCCGTGAGAAGGCGCTGCAGACCACCACTAATTACCTGATTGTAAGCCTCGCCGTGGCAGATCTCTTGGTGGCAACGCTGGTTATGCCCTGGGTGGTGTATCTGGAG GTGGTGGGTGAGTGGCGCTTCAGTAAAATTCACTGTGACATTTTTGTCACTCTGGACGTCATGATGTGCACGGCCAGCATTCTTAATCTGTGTGCAATTAGTATCGACAG GTACACAGCTGTTGCCATGCCGCTGTTGTACAACACACGGTACAGCTCCAAGCGCCGTGTCACAGTTATGATCTCCGTGGTGTGGGTTCTGTCCTTTGCCATCTCTTGCCCCCTGCTGTTTGGGCTAAACAACACAG CAACACGTGACGACACCGTGTGCGAGATTGCCAACCCGGCCTTTGTGGTGTACTCCTCCATCATGTCCTTCTACGTACCCTTCATCATCACACTCCTCGTCTATGTGCAGATCTACGTGGTGCTGCGCAAACGACGGAAAAGAGTGAACACCAAGCGCAGTTGCCAGAGGGCGGACGCCGAGCCTCAGCTTCCTCTCAAG GAAAAGTGCACACACCCAGAGgatgtgaaactccacacagtcGTCGTAAAGACCAACGGGAGCATGCCCgctaaaaacaagaaaaca CTGGTGATAAAGGAGGTGATGCAGCAGGACAGCAATGTGGAAGTGGGTCTTATGGCCATCCCGAGTCCACCTGAAAAGTTGAAGCTGGCGCCTGCTGCGACAGGCTCTATGATGACTAGTCAGATTCACGCTTCGCCCTTGCAAGATGAGTGGCAGCCCAGTTCCGACGAGAAGAACGGCCATGCCAAGGACGCCCAGATGCCAGAGGGTGCCAAAGCTTTTGAAACGCAGACCTTGTCCAATGGCAAGACACGCACCAACGTCGCCAAGCCCATGAGCAAGAGAAAGATGTCACAGCACAAGGAGAAGAAAGCCACGCAGATGCTTGCCATTGTTCTGG GTGTTTTCATAATATGCTGGCTGCCCTTCTTCATCACTCACATCCTGAAGACACACTGTGCCAGTTGCTATGTGCCTCTGGAAATGTACAATGCCTTCACGTGGCTGGGATACGTGAACAGTGCCGTGAACCCCATCATATACACCACTTTCAACGTGGAGTTTCGGAAGGCCTTCATGAAGATCCTGCACTGCTGA